From Humisphaera borealis, the proteins below share one genomic window:
- the rsmH gene encoding 16S rRNA (cytosine(1402)-N(4))-methyltransferase RsmH — MTYDRLHIPVLLEPVLTAINPRPGQTIVDCTTGLGGHASALLRKVSPGGRLIGIDFDPANLELARPRLEEVLRVSPGGAFELFQNNFAALPTVLRQAGVEHVDAVLADVGVASTQIDNPERGFSYRHKGPLDMRMDPTRGQPASALVNRLSERELSQAFLDLGDETDALAIAAAIVEYRKSQPIENTQQLTAIVCRARDFTLQRAAGAKLHPAARTFQALRILVNRELANLDRLLAVLPDVLRPGGIAAIISFHSGEDRRVKDAFRDGLRAGIYQDASDDPIIADEAEQRSNARARSAKLRWARRA, encoded by the coding sequence GTGACTTACGACCGCCTTCACATTCCCGTCCTGCTCGAACCCGTACTGACCGCGATCAACCCGCGGCCCGGTCAGACGATCGTCGATTGCACGACCGGCCTGGGTGGCCATGCCTCAGCGTTGCTGCGAAAGGTTTCGCCCGGCGGACGACTGATCGGCATCGACTTTGACCCGGCGAACCTCGAACTCGCCCGGCCGCGGCTGGAAGAAGTCCTGCGGGTCTCGCCCGGCGGTGCGTTCGAACTGTTCCAAAACAACTTCGCCGCGCTGCCGACTGTCCTGCGCCAGGCGGGCGTGGAGCATGTTGATGCAGTACTGGCTGATGTCGGCGTGGCCAGCACGCAGATCGACAATCCCGAGCGCGGATTTTCCTACCGTCACAAGGGGCCGCTCGACATGCGCATGGACCCGACACGCGGGCAGCCGGCGTCGGCACTGGTGAATCGGCTCAGCGAACGCGAATTGTCCCAGGCTTTTCTCGACCTCGGCGACGAGACCGATGCCCTGGCGATTGCCGCTGCGATCGTCGAGTATCGCAAGTCGCAGCCCATCGAGAACACCCAGCAGCTCACGGCGATCGTCTGTCGCGCCCGCGATTTCACCCTGCAACGCGCCGCCGGTGCCAAACTTCATCCCGCCGCCCGCACGTTCCAGGCCCTTCGCATTCTCGTCAATCGAGAGTTGGCGAACCTCGATCGGCTTCTGGCCGTCCTACCGGATGTTCTGAGGCCCGGCGGTATCGCTGCGATCATAAGCTTTCACAGCGGCGAGGACCGCCGGGTGAAAGATGCGTTTCGCGACGGACTTCGCGCGGGCATCTACCAGGACGCCAGCGACGACCCGATCATCGCCGACGAGGCCGAGCAACGATCCAACGCGCGTGCCCGGTCGGCAAAACTGCGCTGGGCACGACGGGCTTGA
- a CDS encoding two-component system sensor histidine kinase NtrB gives MNQEAATATSQPGPERSDRCKVCSLAHQVCLPCGIGSNRTNVGQTVLDSLTSMVAILDRDGMIRTVNQSWRRFGLENGAEDPCMGVGRSYIDVCTAASDTVPECKTMADSIRAVLAGQMQRFESEYSCRINDGTMWFSMTVTALNDREFSGAVVMHTDITARRQAEAVALASERLAVAGRMAATVAHEINNPLAGIKNAFELVKTGVDPKHPHVGFIPLIETEIDRMGRIVRQMLDLHRPGREIPRRFKLAETVSDVVLFLNQAARRRHITLSVDVPPGGCPVTLPESDVRQVLYNLIQNAIDASANGQTVEIEMGRLDIASVQLKVKDRGVGIPTNLMSKIFEPFFTTKSGSDSSGTGLGLAVSRSLIEAMGGRIKVETVVGSGSTFIVTVPTPEGA, from the coding sequence ATGAACCAGGAAGCCGCCACCGCCACCTCGCAACCAGGACCGGAGCGATCCGATCGCTGCAAAGTTTGTTCGTTGGCGCATCAGGTCTGCCTTCCATGTGGTATTGGCAGCAACCGCACCAACGTAGGTCAGACTGTCCTTGACTCTCTTACGTCGATGGTCGCGATCCTCGATCGCGATGGCATGATTCGGACAGTGAACCAGTCGTGGCGGCGCTTCGGGCTGGAGAACGGTGCGGAAGACCCGTGCATGGGCGTCGGCAGGAGCTACATCGACGTCTGCACGGCAGCAAGTGACACGGTTCCCGAATGTAAGACGATGGCGGATTCCATCCGTGCGGTGCTTGCGGGGCAGATGCAACGGTTCGAGTCCGAATACTCTTGCAGGATCAACGACGGGACGATGTGGTTTTCGATGACCGTCACGGCGCTGAACGACCGCGAGTTCAGCGGTGCCGTCGTGATGCACACCGACATTACCGCCCGCCGCCAGGCCGAGGCCGTCGCGCTGGCATCAGAGCGACTGGCCGTCGCCGGGCGCATGGCCGCGACCGTGGCCCATGAAATCAACAATCCGCTCGCGGGGATCAAGAACGCGTTCGAACTGGTGAAAACTGGGGTCGACCCGAAGCACCCGCATGTCGGGTTCATTCCCCTGATTGAGACAGAAATCGATCGGATGGGGCGGATCGTTCGTCAGATGCTCGATCTGCATCGCCCCGGGCGGGAGATACCCCGCCGGTTCAAGCTGGCCGAGACGGTCAGCGATGTTGTGCTGTTCCTTAACCAGGCCGCGCGTCGTCGCCATATTACATTGAGCGTCGACGTGCCGCCGGGTGGTTGCCCCGTCACGCTTCCTGAATCAGACGTGCGGCAGGTTCTATACAACCTGATCCAGAATGCGATCGACGCGTCGGCAAACGGTCAGACCGTGGAAATTGAAATGGGCCGGCTGGATATCGCCAGCGTACAACTGAAAGTGAAGGATCGGGGTGTGGGTATCCCGACGAACCTGATGTCGAAGATTTTCGAGCCTTTTTTCACGACAAAGTCAGGTTCCGACAGTTCGGGAACGGGTCTAGGGTTGGCGGTGTCCCGGAGCCTTATCGAGGCGATGGGTGGCCGCATCAAGGTGGAAACGGTCGTCGGTTCGGGTTCGACATTTATTGTCACCGTGCCGACGCCCGAAGGAGCATAG
- a CDS encoding response regulator, whose translation MNRGTILLADDESTFAFATAELLRGQGYEVTTAASAEEAGRLLLEIEPDVLMTDLNMPGNDHLRFIEQVSAIRPEQQIIVATGYPTVKTAADAVRMCIAAYLVKPFDLGELYAHVARAVEQARLLRTLHQSHKRLADWTRDLDVTVKAIRHSAGKAKSAEDAFLMLSMGNVMGVLSDMKAVVDAHANGSGEEVARKKLGCPTPVSAVNAIRDTVETLVKTKDAFRSRELGELRKRLEAVLAGQETETRFSDTERLVS comes from the coding sequence ATGAATCGGGGAACAATTCTGCTCGCGGACGATGAGTCAACTTTTGCATTTGCGACAGCGGAACTGCTGCGCGGACAGGGGTATGAGGTCACTACGGCCGCAAGCGCCGAAGAAGCCGGGCGTCTATTGCTGGAGATCGAGCCAGACGTGCTGATGACCGACCTCAATATGCCTGGCAACGACCATCTGCGGTTTATCGAGCAGGTTTCAGCGATCCGACCAGAGCAGCAGATTATCGTGGCGACAGGATACCCCACGGTCAAAACCGCCGCCGACGCGGTGCGAATGTGCATCGCAGCCTACCTGGTCAAGCCTTTCGACCTCGGCGAGTTGTATGCGCATGTAGCACGGGCGGTTGAGCAGGCCCGGCTGCTGCGAACGCTGCATCAATCGCACAAACGACTGGCCGACTGGACCCGCGACCTTGACGTGACGGTAAAAGCAATCCGACATTCAGCGGGTAAAGCCAAGTCTGCGGAAGACGCATTCCTGATGTTGTCGATGGGCAACGTCATGGGTGTGCTCAGCGACATGAAAGCGGTTGTAGACGCCCACGCCAACGGAAGCGGTGAAGAGGTGGCGCGAAAGAAGCTCGGCTGCCCGACACCGGTGTCGGCGGTTAACGCGATTCGCGACACGGTCGAGACCCTCGTCAAGACCAAGGACGCGTTTCGGTCGCGGGAACTGGGTGAATTGCGGAAGCGACTCGAGGCGGTGCTCGCCGGGCAGGAGACCGAAACGCGCTTTTCTGACACCGAACGCCTGGTCTCGTAA
- a CDS encoding dipeptidase gives MLIVDAHLDLAYNALRGRDVLAPAVHQTPDEEGIPSVGVPDLLAGGVGLICATIFVAPSINGSKGYTNADEARSGAIPQLHWYQSVEQQRRLAFVRNATDVKAVATVAGPADRPLPAILLLEGADPLRSPADVGEWFAAGLRMVGLAWKRTRYAGGTGVPGPLTADGVELVRELDRFGIIHDTSHLAEASFWQLLDLSAGPIVATHSNCRSMIPTDRQLSDEMVRAIVQREGVIGINFFDKFLLRPDAYKTRRATLADVVEHMKHMCDLAGDATHVAIGTDMDGGLGREEIPEEIRTSADLPKLADALSSAGFGDDDVRRIMGLNWLRFFERAMPT, from the coding sequence ATGCTGATTGTCGATGCCCACCTCGATCTGGCCTACAACGCCCTGCGCGGGCGCGACGTGCTCGCGCCGGCCGTCCACCAAACTCCCGACGAAGAAGGTATTCCATCCGTAGGCGTTCCCGACCTGCTGGCCGGCGGTGTGGGGCTGATCTGTGCGACGATTTTCGTTGCTCCATCGATCAACGGCAGTAAAGGCTACACCAACGCCGACGAGGCACGCAGCGGCGCGATCCCCCAACTGCATTGGTACCAGTCGGTGGAGCAACAGCGGCGACTGGCGTTCGTCCGTAACGCGACCGACGTCAAAGCCGTTGCCACGGTTGCCGGCCCTGCTGACCGGCCGTTACCCGCGATCCTTCTACTGGAGGGTGCCGACCCGCTGCGTTCGCCCGCCGACGTCGGCGAATGGTTCGCCGCCGGTCTGCGGATGGTCGGCCTTGCCTGGAAGCGCACGCGATACGCCGGCGGAACCGGCGTGCCGGGACCGCTTACGGCAGACGGCGTGGAACTCGTTCGCGAGCTCGATCGTTTCGGCATCATCCATGACACCTCGCACCTGGCAGAAGCGTCGTTCTGGCAGCTGCTCGATCTCTCGGCCGGACCGATCGTCGCGACCCATTCGAATTGCCGCTCGATGATCCCCACCGATCGGCAACTGTCGGATGAGATGGTTCGTGCGATCGTTCAACGCGAAGGCGTGATCGGCATCAACTTCTTCGACAAGTTCCTGTTGCGCCCGGACGCCTACAAGACCCGCCGGGCGACGCTCGCCGATGTCGTCGAGCACATGAAGCACATGTGCGATTTGGCCGGCGATGCAACGCACGTCGCGATCGGAACTGACATGGACGGCGGACTCGGACGCGAAGAGATCCCGGAAGAGATCCGAACTTCGGCCGATCTACCCAAGCTGGCTGACGCGTTGTCGTCTGCCGGTTTCGGCGACGATGACGTCCGCCGCATCATGGGATTGAACTGGCTGCGGTTCTTCGAACGGGCGATGCCGACGTAG
- a CDS encoding histone deacetylase family protein: MPSIGFLSDARFINHKTAPAHPERPDRIRAIHRAIREAGLVDSADPFPDFKGTFGLTPDTVPAGFKLLELPPPEAIDEKWLLTVHGAHHVEQVHAVSEQGGDLDPDTPVSPGSFETALLAVGGLLQCCDAVMAGQVNRAFAAIRPPGHHAEPDKAMGFCQFSNVAIACRYLQQQHRIRKVAVVDFDVHHGNGTQACFYHDPSVLFISLHQDPSTCYPGTGYETETGEGAGKGFTINLPYPPGTDDAQFMEYLDRKVVPALDKFEPEVLVISAGFDAHRDDPLAQTQLTDEAYEVMTRKLVAVADRHCRGRVVSALEGGYNLEALGRSVVRHLVGLR; encoded by the coding sequence ATGCCATCCATCGGCTTTCTCTCCGATGCCCGGTTCATCAACCACAAGACGGCACCGGCTCATCCGGAGCGGCCAGATCGGATTCGGGCGATTCACCGGGCGATTCGTGAGGCCGGGCTGGTCGATTCGGCAGACCCATTTCCCGATTTTAAAGGCACATTCGGGCTGACGCCGGATACCGTTCCTGCGGGCTTTAAACTGTTGGAGTTACCCCCACCTGAAGCAATAGACGAAAAGTGGCTGCTGACAGTTCACGGGGCACACCACGTCGAACAGGTTCATGCCGTCTCCGAACAGGGCGGCGATCTTGATCCTGACACGCCAGTGAGTCCTGGCAGTTTCGAGACGGCGTTGCTGGCCGTCGGCGGTTTGTTGCAATGCTGCGACGCTGTGATGGCAGGTCAGGTCAATCGCGCTTTTGCCGCAATCCGTCCACCCGGCCACCACGCCGAACCGGACAAGGCGATGGGGTTCTGCCAGTTCTCCAACGTCGCCATAGCGTGCCGCTATCTGCAGCAGCAGCATCGAATCAGGAAAGTTGCGGTGGTCGATTTCGACGTTCATCACGGCAACGGCACACAGGCCTGCTTCTATCACGACCCGTCGGTCTTGTTCATCAGTCTGCACCAGGACCCGAGCACCTGTTACCCGGGCACGGGGTATGAAACCGAGACCGGCGAAGGTGCCGGAAAGGGCTTCACCATCAATCTTCCCTACCCGCCCGGAACGGACGATGCGCAGTTTATGGAGTACCTGGACCGCAAGGTCGTCCCGGCGTTGGACAAGTTCGAGCCGGAGGTGCTCGTCATCTCCGCAGGTTTCGACGCCCACAGGGACGACCCGTTGGCCCAGACGCAACTGACCGATGAAGCGTACGAGGTCATGACCCGAAAACTCGTCGCCGTCGCTGACCGCCATTGCAGAGGCCGGGTCGTCAGCGCGCTGGAGGGCGGGTACAACCTGGAGGCGTTGGGTCGCAGCGTTGTGCGACACCTCGTCGGGTTACGGTGA
- a CDS encoding 1-phosphofructokinase family hexose kinase: MILCIGTTPTFQRTLVFERLTLDDVNRAITCDDYASGKSINVARVARLIGAEVVETGFVGGIRGGQLRDSLSQDGIVHDFVEAAVQTRLCTTVIDKARGTVTELVEESAAVERPAWERLRRKVAHWMKMAKVCVLSGSLPPDGDEDFYADVIATARRQGVLTILDTRGRPLLRALREDGFIVKLNRSELATTAGRTLRGDAGLRRAMREVCPVGGQVIVTMGGEGAMAWDGTTFWRIPAPKVKAINPIGSGDSFAAGLAVALSRGQKPEKAYALAAVCGAANAMHPRAGYVDRKVVTRIAGGVRIKAI; this comes from the coding sequence ATGATTCTTTGCATCGGCACCACGCCAACTTTCCAGCGCACGCTCGTCTTCGAACGCCTTACGCTTGATGACGTCAACCGCGCCATCACCTGCGACGACTACGCCAGCGGCAAGAGTATCAACGTCGCCCGAGTCGCCAGGTTGATCGGGGCGGAGGTCGTTGAGACAGGGTTTGTCGGCGGGATTCGCGGCGGTCAGCTTCGGGATAGCCTTTCGCAAGACGGCATTGTCCATGACTTTGTTGAAGCCGCGGTGCAGACCCGCCTTTGCACGACGGTGATCGACAAAGCCCGGGGTACGGTAACCGAACTGGTCGAGGAATCCGCCGCCGTCGAGCGGCCGGCGTGGGAGCGGTTACGCAGGAAGGTCGCGCATTGGATGAAGATGGCGAAAGTCTGTGTGCTGTCAGGCTCACTTCCGCCCGACGGCGACGAGGACTTTTACGCCGACGTCATCGCGACAGCCCGGCGACAGGGCGTACTGACGATTCTTGATACGAGGGGAAGGCCGCTGCTGCGTGCGTTGCGCGAAGACGGCTTTATTGTGAAGCTGAATCGGTCCGAACTGGCGACGACCGCGGGTAGAACCCTGCGGGGTGATGCCGGCCTCCGCCGGGCGATGCGCGAGGTCTGCCCGGTGGGCGGCCAGGTGATCGTGACGATGGGAGGCGAAGGTGCGATGGCGTGGGACGGAACTACATTCTGGCGCATTCCGGCACCGAAGGTGAAGGCGATCAACCCGATTGGTTCTGGCGACAGTTTCGCAGCCGGACTGGCGGTCGCCCTGTCCCGAGGCCAGAAGCCGGAAAAGGCCTACGCCCTCGCCGCCGTCTGCGGCGCCGCCAACGCGATGCACCCACGTGCCGGATATGTGGATCGGAAGGTCGTCACCCGGATTGCTGGTGGTGTCAGGATCAAGGCGATCTGA
- a CDS encoding HD domain-containing protein: MREKIIRDPVHDVIAFRLDRPVDALLFRLLNAAEFQRLRRIRQLGMASLAYPGADHSRYSHSLGVMETVRKMLGQLSLVTRIDPADEIVTVAAALLHDLGHGPFSHVFERVTGVHHERLGQRVVLDPESDVHRILIQHDKMLPEMIVGLLRGKAPTKASNDGDVQYGRTLFTDLLSSQLDGDRLDYLLRDNLQTGSGYGDYDLNWLLHALTVDPESGRLAVTWKGVSAVEAYLQARYHMYRNVYFHKVVRAAEGMVKLALHRAKRLLIQGQLDWPVRESVAYKAMTGQRMTMPEFRDLDDVSIIQCFKVWADSKDAALASLCRGLLFRDVYKTIDLTHIDDPAERQAFVARAEDAVRSAGGDTRYDLFLDEIANTPYEVYEPTVANDDQNLAKGNVSDGKEILVITSQGKRLPFGQVSPMSLALGKQLMFRRLHVAPGFRDAL; the protein is encoded by the coding sequence ATGCGTGAAAAGATCATCCGCGATCCCGTGCATGACGTTATCGCCTTCCGGCTCGATCGGCCGGTGGACGCGCTGCTGTTTCGACTGCTCAATGCGGCCGAATTTCAGCGGCTACGGCGGATTCGGCAACTGGGGATGGCGAGCCTGGCCTACCCCGGCGCGGATCATAGCCGCTACAGCCACAGCCTGGGGGTGATGGAAACCGTCCGCAAAATGCTCGGACAGTTGTCGCTGGTGACCAGGATCGACCCGGCCGATGAAATCGTCACCGTTGCCGCCGCCTTACTGCACGACCTGGGGCACGGGCCGTTCAGCCATGTGTTCGAGCGGGTGACCGGCGTCCACCACGAACGGCTCGGCCAGCGCGTGGTTCTGGACCCCGAGAGCGACGTCCATCGCATTCTCATTCAGCATGACAAGATGCTGCCCGAGATGATCGTCGGCCTGTTGCGTGGGAAAGCACCCACCAAGGCTTCCAATGACGGCGACGTTCAATACGGCCGAACCCTCTTCACCGACCTGCTTTCCAGCCAGCTCGACGGCGACCGGCTCGATTATCTCCTTCGCGACAACCTTCAGACGGGCAGTGGCTACGGCGACTACGACCTGAACTGGCTGCTGCACGCCCTGACGGTCGACCCCGAGAGTGGACGGCTCGCCGTCACCTGGAAAGGCGTTTCGGCGGTCGAGGCGTATCTCCAGGCGCGTTATCACATGTACCGCAACGTGTACTTTCACAAGGTCGTCCGGGCCGCCGAGGGGATGGTCAAACTGGCACTGCACCGCGCCAAACGGCTGCTTATCCAGGGGCAACTCGACTGGCCGGTTCGAGAAAGCGTGGCGTACAAGGCGATGACCGGCCAGCGGATGACGATGCCCGAGTTCCGCGACCTTGACGATGTCTCGATCATCCAATGCTTCAAGGTCTGGGCCGACAGCAAGGATGCTGCGCTGGCGTCACTCTGCCGCGGGCTGCTGTTCCGCGACGTCTACAAGACGATCGACCTAACCCACATCGATGACCCCGCCGAGCGGCAGGCGTTCGTCGCCCGGGCCGAGGATGCAGTTCGATCCGCCGGCGGCGACACGCGTTACGATCTTTTCCTCGACGAAATCGCCAATACACCCTACGAGGTATACGAGCCGACCGTCGCGAATGATGACCAGAACCTAGCCAAGGGGAATGTCTCGGACGGGAAAGAGATCCTCGTCATTACGTCGCAGGGCAAGCGGCTGCCGTTCGGACAGGTGTCGCCTATGTCGCTGGCGCTGGGAAAGCAGTTGATGTTCAGGCGATTGCACGTCGCGCCAGGGTTTCGCGACGCGCTGTAG
- the cyaB gene encoding class IV adenylate cyclase translates to MGVEIEAKMRIADLDAVRAKLKSVGATFVGRTNEVNRFYDAPDARLSSADRGLRLRTNANADTGEATHVVTMKGPRQKGAFKTREELEFTVDDVDAVANVFAHLGYPLNLSFEKRRESWTLDGCKIELDEMPVFGTFVEVEAVDEAAIEAIQKKLGLAGEPSISEGYATMVAKHLKTTGGRELRFS, encoded by the coding sequence ATGGGCGTCGAAATCGAAGCCAAGATGCGGATCGCCGACCTGGACGCTGTCCGGGCGAAGCTCAAGTCCGTCGGAGCGACTTTCGTCGGTCGGACGAATGAAGTGAACCGCTTTTACGATGCCCCCGACGCCCGCCTGAGCAGTGCCGACCGCGGCCTGCGCCTCCGGACGAACGCTAACGCCGACACCGGCGAAGCAACCCACGTCGTCACGATGAAGGGGCCGCGGCAGAAGGGGGCGTTCAAGACGCGAGAGGAGCTGGAGTTCACGGTTGACGATGTCGATGCCGTCGCCAACGTTTTCGCACATCTGGGCTATCCGCTGAATCTGTCCTTCGAAAAGCGGCGGGAAAGCTGGACGCTGGACGGCTGCAAGATCGAGCTGGACGAGATGCCGGTTTTCGGCACTTTTGTCGAGGTCGAAGCCGTGGACGAGGCAGCAATCGAGGCGATCCAAAAGAAGCTCGGCCTTGCCGGCGAGCCGAGCATCAGCGAGGGGTACGCCACAATGGTCGCGAAGCATCTGAAGACAACAGGCGGGCGGGAATTGCGCTTTTCGTAG
- a CDS encoding chemotaxis protein CheA — protein MHATDDIVKEFLIESYENLDRLDRELLQLEQPGEKRDTLSSIFRTIHTIKGTCGFLGFGKLEAVSHVGESLLSRLRDGELTVTPQIVSGLLAMVDAIRKLLANIETTNAEGDDAFPQVIATLTRLKESEAVTTPTAAAAPAEMAAPVARSTAVHTTVEAAPETTVASEVPASAPVAAIVEQPAEPVSHDDHGDQSAAAASSPAAAGLSDSTIRVDVSLLDKLMNLVGELVLARNQVIQFTARVENSNLAATSQRLNLITTELQEGVMKTRMQPIGNIWSKFPRVVRDLATMCGKKIRVEMDGKETELDKTIIEAIKDPLTHVVRNSADHGIETPEARIKAGKPAEGRLYLRAFHEGGQVNIEIADDGAGIHLDKVKAKALKQGLITAEQATRMSDREAIGLIFLPGFSTAEKVTNVSGRGVGMDVVKTNIERIGGTLDIQSVQGQGTTLRIKIPLTLAIIPALIITTGKDRYAIPQVSLLELVRLEGDDARTGVEMIHGAPVYRLRGRLLPLVQLNEALGLSTAGIDPATLEALNIVILQAEDRQFGLIVDEINDTEEIVVKPLSKQLKGITAFAGSTIMGDGRVALILDVMGLAQAANVVADHRDVGAAEHHDAAAAKGEVRQTLLLLNVNGDRAGTGFDRRVAIPLSAVARLEEFDRSKIERTGVEDVVQYRGEVMPLVYLSSVLADRRLNTLPLGESQGEKIRVVVYTDQGRSIGLVVDRILDIVEQALTVQKTGGAPGVLGSAVIQDRVTELLDIAGIIRTSQEPIMPRAMAA, from the coding sequence ATGCACGCCACGGACGACATCGTTAAAGAGTTCCTGATCGAGAGCTACGAGAACCTCGACCGGCTGGATCGCGAGTTGCTGCAACTCGAACAACCGGGCGAGAAGCGCGACACGCTCTCGAGCATCTTTCGCACGATTCACACCATCAAGGGAACCTGCGGGTTTCTGGGTTTTGGAAAGCTCGAGGCCGTCTCGCACGTCGGCGAAAGCCTGCTGAGCCGACTGCGTGACGGCGAGTTGACCGTTACGCCGCAGATCGTCAGCGGGTTGCTGGCGATGGTGGACGCGATCCGGAAGCTGCTGGCGAACATCGAAACGACCAATGCCGAAGGTGATGACGCCTTCCCCCAGGTTATCGCGACCCTCACTCGGCTGAAGGAATCAGAAGCAGTCACCACGCCGACTGCCGCCGCAGCCCCGGCCGAGATGGCCGCGCCGGTCGCTCGGTCGACCGCGGTTCATACCACCGTGGAAGCCGCGCCCGAAACAACGGTCGCGTCGGAAGTGCCCGCCTCGGCTCCCGTCGCCGCCATTGTGGAACAACCCGCCGAACCTGTTTCCCACGACGACCACGGCGACCAGAGCGCTGCGGCGGCCAGCTCCCCTGCAGCCGCAGGGCTTTCAGACTCCACCATCCGCGTGGATGTCTCGCTGCTAGACAAACTGATGAACCTCGTCGGTGAGCTGGTTCTGGCGCGAAACCAGGTGATCCAGTTCACCGCCCGCGTCGAGAACAGCAATCTCGCCGCCACCAGCCAGCGCCTCAACCTGATCACGACGGAACTGCAGGAAGGCGTCATGAAGACGCGGATGCAGCCGATTGGGAACATCTGGAGCAAGTTCCCCCGCGTGGTCCGCGACCTGGCGACGATGTGCGGAAAGAAGATCCGCGTCGAGATGGACGGGAAGGAGACCGAACTCGACAAAACGATCATCGAGGCGATCAAGGACCCGCTCACCCACGTCGTCCGCAACTCGGCCGACCACGGAATCGAAACACCCGAAGCCCGCATCAAGGCCGGCAAGCCGGCCGAGGGGCGGTTGTATCTGCGTGCGTTCCATGAAGGCGGCCAAGTCAACATCGAGATCGCCGACGACGGCGCTGGGATCCATCTCGACAAGGTCAAGGCCAAGGCGCTGAAGCAAGGGCTGATCACCGCCGAGCAGGCAACCCGCATGAGCGATCGCGAGGCGATCGGCCTGATCTTCCTTCCCGGATTCTCGACCGCGGAAAAGGTGACCAATGTCTCGGGCCGCGGCGTCGGGATGGACGTAGTCAAGACGAACATCGAACGCATCGGCGGCACCCTGGACATCCAGTCGGTGCAGGGGCAGGGAACGACACTGCGGATCAAGATCCCGCTGACATTGGCGATCATTCCCGCCCTGATCATCACCACCGGCAAAGACCGCTACGCCATTCCGCAGGTCAGCCTGCTGGAACTGGTCCGCCTGGAAGGCGACGACGCCCGCACGGGTGTCGAAATGATCCACGGCGCGCCGGTCTACCGGCTTCGCGGCCGGCTCCTGCCGCTCGTGCAGTTGAATGAGGCGCTGGGACTGTCCACGGCCGGCATCGACCCGGCGACGCTCGAAGCACTCAACATCGTGATCCTGCAAGCCGAGGACCGCCAGTTCGGCCTGATCGTCGATGAAATCAATGACACCGAAGAGATCGTCGTCAAGCCGCTGAGCAAGCAGCTCAAGGGCATCACGGCGTTCGCCGGTTCGACCATCATGGGAGACGGCCGAGTGGCATTGATCCTCGACGTCATGGGTTTGGCGCAGGCGGCGAACGTTGTCGCGGACCACCGCGATGTCGGTGCCGCCGAGCACCACGACGCCGCCGCCGCCAAGGGCGAGGTCCGTCAGACCCTGTTGCTGCTAAACGTCAACGGCGACCGGGCAGGGACGGGTTTCGACCGCCGGGTGGCGATCCCGCTGTCGGCGGTTGCCCGACTCGAAGAATTCGACCGCTCGAAGATCGAACGAACCGGGGTGGAAGACGTGGTGCAGTACCGCGGCGAAGTAATGCCGCTGGTGTACCTCTCGTCCGTGCTGGCTGACCGGCGTCTGAACACGCTGCCGCTCGGCGAAAGCCAGGGCGAGAAGATCCGCGTCGTCGTCTACACCGATCAGGGACGCAGCATCGGGCTCGTCGTCGATCGCATCCTCGACATCGTCGAGCAGGCACTGACCGTTCAGAAGACCGGCGGCGCGCCGGGCGTACTGGGAAGTGCCGTCATCCAGGACCGCGTCACCGAGCTTCTCGATATCGCCGGCATTATCCGTACGTCGCAAGAGCCCATCATGCCCCGGGCCATGGCGGCATAG